One region of Flavobacterium sp. KACC 22763 genomic DNA includes:
- a CDS encoding triple tyrosine motif-containing protein — translation MTKLKIKILFLSLLFISPIINSQIKKIGVPFIANYSPKDYKAASENWDVLQDSKGMMFFANHFGIMQFDGVRWGIVTQPENRSMVRSMAIDQNDKIYVGAQGDFGFVIRLPNGQYRYSSFVKMLPKAARNFGDVLHTIIRNGEVIFFSYERIFIYKSNQIKVINAKTSFDDFFEVGKEIYVSDNEKGLLKLKGNALIPIENGQQFVGMQVRKIFQTKKDFLLFTQKNGLLVFDGSQIKPFVTEVDHLLKQNQISAGIQLSDGYFGIGTRQSGLIVIDSEGHLIQHIDKQMGLQNEYVTNFRIDKEENLWVTLKGGISLVQISSPLSKIIDGTNSETKIYCSQIYQNKLYIGTDNGLFWLNWEAYKSGKRENVSFQHISGMSEMVWNVGVFGNSLLAFEKNGIFEISGNSAKALAKIDGAWQGILIPNHPDLLLVGGYTGLYLLKKINGSWVFQHRIKGFEESSRIMETDKQGNIWIAHGYKGIYKLKFNATFDSVVDIQFYNDKNGFPSSLFLNTFKVDNQILFGTTKGVYRQDVSSKKMIPDPVFKKYLGLENHIRLLKPDQQNNIWYISGENTGKMSRQKNGSFKIEELPFRKLGYLYVPGFENIQTTKSGDVFFGTQEGLIHYSAIKNKKYQTKYKAVISEVKCIFPKDSLLFSSRYDVLPNKTGSINDKLSIVLSYSNNALHFSFASLCFEDADATKYEYWLEGFEPTWSDYSLQTEKEYTNLPENEYVFHVRAKNIYDVVSEEAVFRFEVLPPWYRTFWAYLFYFALYSIVIYLIVRYQKSVAERQRRQLIENQEKELLRSRAELNEQKLTLEQKNMEIVRENLQTTINLKNAKVASNTVNLIHLNEILLSIKDLIGQIDKKNDPNVNFSLLTKINKLIDHELQGDKHWNEFEEIFNQLHDNFMQRLKSTYPELTPRDMRLCAYLRMNFNTKEIAPLLGISVRGVEDTRYRIRKKLQLPSDVNITEFILNF, via the coding sequence ATGACGAAACTTAAAATCAAGATTTTATTTCTATCACTTTTATTTATTTCTCCAATTATCAATTCTCAAATCAAAAAGATTGGAGTTCCTTTTATAGCCAATTATAGTCCGAAAGATTATAAAGCAGCATCAGAGAATTGGGATGTTTTACAAGATTCTAAAGGTATGATGTTTTTTGCCAATCATTTTGGAATCATGCAATTCGATGGTGTGCGTTGGGGCATTGTGACACAGCCAGAAAACCGCAGTATGGTTCGCTCTATGGCGATTGATCAAAATGATAAAATCTATGTTGGCGCTCAAGGCGATTTTGGCTTTGTGATTCGGCTTCCAAACGGACAGTATCGATATAGTTCTTTCGTAAAAATGCTCCCTAAAGCGGCTCGAAATTTTGGAGATGTGCTTCATACGATCATTCGAAATGGTGAAGTGATTTTTTTCTCCTACGAAAGAATTTTTATCTATAAAAGCAATCAAATAAAAGTTATAAATGCAAAAACTTCTTTTGATGATTTCTTCGAAGTAGGAAAAGAAATTTATGTTTCGGATAATGAAAAAGGCTTACTAAAGCTAAAAGGCAATGCGTTAATCCCTATAGAAAATGGCCAGCAGTTTGTTGGAATGCAGGTTAGAAAGATTTTTCAAACGAAAAAAGACTTTTTATTATTCACTCAAAAAAATGGCCTTTTGGTTTTTGACGGGAGCCAAATTAAACCATTTGTAACAGAAGTAGATCATTTGTTAAAGCAGAATCAGATTTCGGCAGGAATTCAGCTCTCTGATGGATATTTCGGAATTGGAACCCGTCAATCTGGATTGATAGTTATAGATAGTGAGGGTCATTTGATTCAGCATATTGACAAACAAATGGGACTTCAGAATGAGTATGTAACTAATTTTAGAATTGATAAAGAAGAAAATTTATGGGTGACGCTCAAAGGGGGGATTTCATTAGTTCAGATTTCTTCTCCTTTATCTAAAATTATTGATGGTACTAATTCTGAAACCAAAATTTATTGCAGTCAGATTTACCAAAATAAATTATATATCGGTACAGACAACGGTTTATTTTGGCTGAATTGGGAAGCTTATAAAAGCGGAAAAAGAGAAAACGTAAGCTTTCAGCATATTTCTGGAATGTCTGAAATGGTTTGGAATGTGGGTGTTTTTGGAAATTCGTTGCTGGCTTTTGAAAAAAACGGAATATTCGAAATCAGTGGAAATTCCGCGAAAGCGTTAGCCAAGATTGATGGCGCTTGGCAGGGAATTTTAATTCCGAATCATCCTGATTTATTGCTTGTTGGCGGTTATACGGGATTGTATCTCTTGAAGAAAATTAATGGTTCTTGGGTTTTTCAGCATCGAATAAAAGGTTTTGAAGAAAGCAGCAGAATTATGGAAACCGATAAACAAGGAAACATTTGGATTGCGCACGGATACAAAGGAATTTATAAACTCAAATTCAATGCAACATTTGATTCTGTTGTTGATATTCAATTTTATAATGATAAAAATGGTTTTCCTTCTAGTTTGTTTTTGAATACTTTTAAAGTCGATAATCAGATTTTGTTTGGCACAACAAAAGGCGTTTATAGACAGGATGTGTCTTCGAAAAAAATGATTCCAGATCCAGTTTTTAAAAAATATTTGGGGTTAGAAAATCATATTCGATTATTGAAACCAGATCAGCAGAATAATATCTGGTACATTTCTGGCGAAAATACTGGAAAAATGAGCAGACAGAAAAATGGAAGTTTTAAGATTGAAGAACTACCTTTTCGAAAGCTTGGATATTTGTATGTTCCAGGTTTTGAAAATATTCAGACTACAAAAAGCGGTGATGTCTTTTTTGGTACGCAAGAAGGGCTGATTCATTATAGCGCCATTAAAAACAAGAAATATCAAACAAAATATAAAGCTGTTATTTCTGAAGTAAAATGTATTTTTCCGAAAGATAGCTTGTTGTTTTCTAGCCGTTATGATGTTCTGCCAAACAAAACGGGATCTATAAATGATAAACTTTCAATCGTACTTTCATATTCTAATAATGCGCTTCATTTTTCTTTTGCATCGCTTTGTTTTGAAGACGCCGATGCAACGAAGTATGAATATTGGCTGGAAGGTTTCGAACCAACTTGGTCAGATTATAGTCTTCAGACCGAAAAAGAATATACCAATTTGCCTGAAAACGAATATGTTTTTCACGTAAGAGCAAAAAATATTTATGATGTGGTTAGCGAAGAAGCGGTTTTTAGATTTGAAGTTTTGCCACCTTGGTATAGAACTTTTTGGGCTTACTTGTTTTATTTTGCGCTTTATAGTATTGTAATTTATTTAATTGTGAGATATCAGAAATCTGTTGCTGAACGTCAGCGCCGTCAATTAATAGAGAATCAGGAAAAAGAATTGCTTCGAAGCCGTGCAGAACTTAATGAACAGAAACTGACATTGGAACAGAAGAATATGGAGATTGTTCGAGAGAATCTTCAAACGACCATAAATCTTAAAAATGCTAAAGTAGCTTCAAATACGGTCAATTTGATTCATTTAAATGAAATTTTACTTTCAATTAAAGACTTGATAGGACAAATCGATAAGAAAAACGATCCAAATGTAAACTTCAGTCTTCTGACGAAAATCAATAAATTGATTGATCACGAATTGCAAGGAGACAAACATTGGAATGAGTTTGAAGAAATCTTTAATCAGTTGCATGACAATTTTATGCAACGATTAAAATCGACTTATCCAGAATTGACTCCTCGTGATATGCGTTTGTGTGCTTATCTGCGAATGAACTTTAATACAAAAGAAATTGCTCCGCTTTTAGGAATTTCTGTTCGTGGTGTTGAAGATACCCGTTATCGCATTCGAAAAAAATTACAGCTTCCGTCAGATGTGAACATCACCGAATTCATTCTTAATTTTTAA